GTCCACCGCGCAAGGTTGGCCGCATGCCTCGTACAGGGTGGCGCTACCCAGCTGGCGGCAGCGCGCCGCCAGCGCCGGGTCGGTAAACAGTTGCTCCATCATGCTTTCCTTTGCAGGGTGTGGTAGCCCAGCGCGGCGCGCGCCTCGGCCAGGCTGCAGCCGTCGGCCAGTTGCTGGCGGATGCCGGCTTCCACGGTTTCGATCTGCTGTGCCAGCGCCGCCACTTCCGCCGCACGCCCGCGCGGCACCACCACCACGCCGTTGGCGTCGGCCACCACGATGTCGCGCGGCTCGACGCGCGCATTGCCTATCGATACCGTGCCGTTCACCGTCTCCACCTGCACGCGGTCCTTGCCGGTGCGCATGAAGCGCCCACGGCTGAACAGCGGATAGCCATCGCCCAGCGCCTTGTTCACGTCACGGCACACGCCGTCGATGACGGTGCCGGCGATATGCCGCAGCCCGGCGTACTGGGTCATGATGTCGCCCCAGACCGTGCAGTCGCTGCGGCCATCGTTGTCGATCACCACCACGTCGCCGGCGGCTACATCGTCGATGAAATCGCCCACCGTGCC
This Vogesella sp. LIG4 DNA region includes the following protein-coding sequences:
- a CDS encoding RraA family protein; this translates as MNQQDRELVALFAGLDTAGVSDAMDRLGLSGQCLGILPLDNYCQVVVGPAFTVKYVAASTPPGTVGDFIDDVAAGDVVVIDNDGRSDCTVWGDIMTQYAGLRHIAGTVIDGVCRDVNKALGDGYPLFSRGRFMRTGKDRVQVETVNGTVSIGNARVEPRDIVVADANGVVVVPRGRAAEVAALAQQIETVEAGIRQQLADGCSLAEARAALGYHTLQRKA